A genomic window from Punica granatum isolate Tunisia-2019 chromosome 2, ASM765513v2, whole genome shotgun sequence includes:
- the LOC116194388 gene encoding ferric reduction oxidase 7, chloroplastic-like: MEELSGSAEHQYLLSSKDPAPPCSESIAAGRILVKWFLEMAMGLIFAAWVTFIFLFPAPLVTELYYEWRALTSDTIFGGNGSAFLIFSGPVLAITILAIARRIVMCSREEQFAKYPRFRLSTFPVVVDGPFGVVSAAELIGICLVVAYVVWAISAYTLEDLSEYSKSPLPPILKSATMLEFLASRIGIVGEFCLAFLFLPVARGSALLRLVDIPFERAARYHVWLGHLTMLLFTLHGLLYVIAWAMQGTLLEEITSWQASDTSNFAGVIGLSVGLLMWVTSLPPVRKMQFEVFFYTHQLYIVFVIFFAMHVGDYFFTFACGAIFLFLLDRFLRFCQSRRTVNVISATRLPCGIIKLVLSKPASLRYNALSSIFLQIRELSWLQWHPFSVASSPLDGKNHLSVLIKVSGEWTAKLDRNMLDNKETCDQNETTFLPPKITASVEGPYGHEFPYHLSYENLVLVAGGIGISPFFAILSDILHRVGEGKPCLTSNVLLVWAIKKSNELPLLSTLDMESICAFSPDKLNLDIVIYITQESAPSLEEGIIIESAESSHVFPVSNGCGISVLAGTGNNIWLGLYVMSSIAGFIVLMTLLEIFNLLSYTETKSRYRGLLFVVCMLASVIIFGGPAVFLWSCWEKRTSAVEKSEHCEQNVQTAPLMPSNLPQRESISSRRVLYCSRPNFQEIFGSVSDQWGHVDIGVIVCGPATLETSVAGECRSRNLKRGSDSPIFHFHSHSFVL, translated from the exons ATGGAGGAACTTTCAGGCTCAGCCGAGCACCAATATCTGCTCTCAAGTAAGGACCCAGCTCCTCCATGTTCGGAAAGCATTGCTGCCGGTCGCATATTGGTGAAATGGTTCCTCGAGATGGCGATGGGTCTGATCTTTGCTGCCTGGGTGACCTTCATTTTCCTCTTCCCGGCGCCGCTGGTGACTGAACTCTACTACGAATGGCGTGCACTTACCAGCGATACCATCTTTGGCGGCAATG GAAGCGCATTCTTGATATTTAGTGGTCCGGTTCTGGCGATAACAATTCTTGCCATAGCACGCCGCATCGTTATGTGTTCTCGGGAGGAACAGTTC GCAAAGTATCCGAGGTTTAGGTTATCGACATTCCCTGTCGTGGTGGATGGACCATTTGGAGTAGTTTCTGCAGCGGAACTCATCGGTATTTGTCTCGTTGTAGCCTACGTTGTGTGGGCGATAAGTGCCTATACCTTGGAGGATCTTAGCGAATATTCTAAGTCCCCGTTGCCTCCCATACTAAAGAG TGCGACCATGTTGGAATTTCTCGCGTCTCGTATAGGAATTGTTGGAGAGTTTTGCTTGGCATTTTTGTTCCTCCCGGTTGCTCGTGGATCAGCTCTTCTTCGACTTGTAGATATTCCATTTGAGCGAGCTGCTAGGTACCATGTGTGGCTCGGACATCTTACAATGCTGCTCTTCACCCTCCATGGACTGTTATACGTGATCGCTTGGGCAATGCAAGGCACCCTCCTAGAGGAA ATAACTTCTTGGCAAGCTTCTGATACATCCAATTTTGCGGGAGTTATAGGCCTGTCGGTTGGTCTGCTGATGTGGGTCACATCTCTTCCTCCAGTGAGGAAGATGCAGTTCGAGGTGTTCTTCTACACACACCAGCTCTACATTGTATTCGTTATATTCTTTGCAATGCATGTCGGCGATTATTTTTTCACCTTTGCTTGTGGAGCAATCTTCCTCTTTCTGCTAGATCGTTTCTTGAGGTTCTGCCAATCACGAAGAACTGTCAATGTCATATCAGCGACCCGCCTTCCTTGTGGAATCATTAAACTGGTCCTCTCGAAGCCAGCAA GCCTGCGGTACAATGCCTTGAGTTCCATTTTCCTTCAAATTCGGGAACTGTCTTGGCTGCAGTGGCATCCTTTCAGTGTTGCGTCGAGTCCTCTTGATGGGAAAAATCATCTCTCCGTTCTCATTAAGGTTTCGGGGGAGTGGACAGCCAAACTAGACAGGAATATGTTGGATAATAAAGAGACTTGTGATCAAAACGAGACAACTTTCCTACCTCCAAAGATAACAGCCTCAGTCGAGGGTCCTTACGGTCATGAGTTTCCTTACCATTTGTC GTACGAGAACCTTGTTCTGGTGGCAGGAGGAATCGGAATTTCACCATTCTTTGCCATCTTGAGTGATATCCTCCACCGTGTCGGGGAAGGAAAACCGTGTCTAACGAGCAACGTTCTACTCGTTTGGGCCATCAAAAAGTCCAACGAGCTGCCTCTACTTTCCACCCTTGACATGGAGTCTATATGTGCCTTCTCCCCAGACAAACTAAATCTTGACATAGTTATATATATCACTCAAGAATCAGCACCTTCACTG GAAGAAGGTATCATTATTGAGAGCGCCGAGAGCTCGCATGTCTTTCCTGTCTCGAACGGGTGTGGCATATCTGTTTTGGCTGGTACAGGGAACAATATTTGGTTGGGATTATATGTGATGTCTTCTATTGCCGGATTTATAGTGTTGATGACTCTTCTGGAAATCTTCAACCTATTGAGTTATACCGAAACAAAGTCGCGGTACAGAGGGCTTCTTTTCGTGGTGTGCATGCTTGCAAGCGTGATTATATTCGGAGGCCCTGCCGTGTTTCTATGGTCCTGCTGGGAGAAACGAACATCTGCAGTTGAGAAATCTGAGCATTGCGAGCAGAACGTACAGACAGCTCCCTTGATGCCCAGCAATTTGCCTCAAAGGGAATCAATCAGTTCGAGAAGAGTTCTATACTGCTCAAGGCCGAACTTCCAAG AAATCTTTGGATCGGTATCGGACCAGTGGGGCCACGTTGATATTGGCGTAATTGTGTGTGGTCCTGCAACTCTGGAGACAAGTGTGGCCGGGGAATGCAGATCTCGGAACTTAAAGAGAGGATCAGACAGCCCGATCTTCCACTTTCATAGCCACTCTTTCGTTTTATAG